ATACATGAGGGAGCTATGGGTACGGATGCATGGGGAAACTCCGTACAGTGTTTTGGCGACAGTAAAGCGTTTGGTGAAGTGATTTTCCAGTTTTCGTCTTTTCTGGTTTCGGGGTTAACTGCTGCATTGATCTCAATTTGTTTAAGGGCTTATTATCTGAAACGAAATGCAAAAAAATAAATACGCATGATAAAGAAAATCCTGATTAGCTTGACTTTAATTACTATTATAGGTTGTTGCTGGTTTTTTTTTACCCTATTTGACGCTATCGATTTGGCGCCTACGAAAAGTGATCATCTGGCAAGTGAGGAAAAATGGAAAATAGAGCAGCGAACTGATATTGACAGCTGTGAAAAGCATGTGCTGAAAAATCAGATCGATTTACGGCGCAGAAACGCAAAACGAGTCTCTGAACTTGCTTTTCGAATGCAAACTTTTTTGTTTTTCGCAGTCTGCATACAGATTGTTCTACTCGTCATACTTATCCTAGTTCCAAAAAGGTACATTCTTAGAATTTAAGAAGGGAAATATTGGTGAACAATTTGGATTAACAAATGTGCTGGGCTTATCCATATCCTTTTGGACAACAGTGATGATTAGCATTTGAAAAAGTCGTATTTTCACAATAGATAAATTCGATCTATTCCAATCGACAAAAACAATGATAAAACACCATGCAGAAGAAAGAGTCACTATTTACCTGAACACAAAGGAAGAGTGGCGGCTTTGGCTCGAAAACAATCATCAAATAGCACAATCAATTTGGGTGATCTGTAATACCAAAAAATCAAATCTACCAGTAGTCAGTTGGACAGAGCTGGTGGATGAAGCTTTGTGTTTTGGCTGGATTGATAGCACGAGGAGGCCGATTGATGCCTATTCATTTATGCAATTATTTAGTCGAAGAAAACCAAAGAGCACGTGGTCTAGAATTAACAAAGAAAAAGTTAAAAAACTAATCGATGCGAATCTGATGGCTCCAGCGGGGTACGCGGTTATAAAAATAGCACAAGAAAATGGCTCTTGGTCAATTTTGGACAGTGTGGAAGAATTAATTATTCCCGAGGATCTGGATGAAGCATTTCGACATTATGCTGGTTCAAAAGATTATTTTCTTGGGCTGAGTAAATCCGTCAAAAAAATGATGTTGCAATGGATTGTTCTTGCCAAAAGACCAGATACCCGCAAAAAACGCATTGATGAGATTGCCGCAAGAGCAGCAGAAAAAGATAGGCCTAAACAATTTCAGTAAAGGGATCATTTATCGAAATGAATCAGGCCTATAGCATTAGCTTTTGTCTTTTATGACTAATATTGCACGTTCTATGTAGCGTTGTTTCGCTTTTTTTACGTTTTCCATCACTTCCTTATAAGTCAATTTCTTTCTTGGATTTTAACGATTGTTTAGAGTGGTTAAACGTATCAATTAATTTATACGAGTTCAACCAGTAGGAGGGGTTTAACTGGGGGGTAACAGGGGGTTAACAGGGGTATAACAGGGGTAAACCCTTGTTAACCCCCTGCTATATCCCTATAAAAATGGTGTTATTTAGGTTTAACTTACGAACTTGATCTCAATGTGGTAACCTAGTTTATAGGATAAAAAATATGGGGCTCATGCTAAAGCTTATATTAATAGCAACTTGATTTGCTGTATTTACTCAATTTTTGTATCATTGGGGAGATGATAACCAATGCAGCAGCTTAAGTCTTTTTTATTCGCTTATCTCCAACTCTTTCTTCTCCTTTTCTTAGGGCAATCGTCAGCTTGGAGCCAGGTCAATACCTATGCGTTTAAAACCTTAACCTCTGACCAGGGCCTGGTCCATAATCATGTCAATTGTGCACTCAGGGATAAGTACAATTACCTCTGGTTTGGTACCGAATCTGGCCTGAGCCGATTTGATGGAACGCAATTCACAAATTTTCGCTATTCCGCCAATAAACGTACCGGCCTGAGTGGAAATGCAATTTCCGCAATCTTTGAGGGACCAGAAGGCAATGTATGGATTCGCACCAGCAACCGGATGAATGTGTATGATCAGCACTCAGGCATTATCGTCCAGCAGCTTGATTCCATACTGACCCACTTAAAGCTGCCCGTCAAAGACGTACACACGATAAGGCCGCTGGAAGGGCAGACCTTCGCATTATTGTATAGCGATCGTTCGCTGATCTTGTACGATAGCCTAAAGAAAACCTATCGTACTGTATCGCCGTTGACAAAAAATAACCGAATCGCTGATGTGATAGCTGGTCAAGGGCATACGATCTGGGTAATCTACGAAAATGGCCTGTTGGGCCACATCGATACCAAATCATTGCGAAGTACCAAAACCAGCCTATTGCCGATCAGCAGTAAGCTGGTAAATTATAATCTATTTGCCGACCGGGAAGGGGCGATATGGATTTTCTCAAAAGACATTCCAATTGGTGTATACTGGCTTGACCCGAAAGATGGATCAATTCAACACCTCCAAAAAGAACTGTCCAATCCTTTTGTAGGCAATATCGTGCAAGATGATCAAGGGCATCTTTGGCTAGGAACTGATCATGGTGGGATCAATGTTTATGATAAAAAAATAAAAAGTGTACAGATCCTCGCTAACGATAAATATGATTTACGGAGCCTACCTTACAATAGCATAACGGCTTTATATCGGGATAAGTCAGGTATCATATGGGCGGGCACCTATAAAGGTGGCATCAGTTATTATCATCCCAACCTGTTGTTATTCTCTTTAATCAGGAACTATCCAGGGCTTCCTAAATCGCTTCCCTTTGACGATGTCAATAAGTTTGTACAGGATCGAAAGGGTAATCTATGGATCGGGACAAACGGTGGGGGATTGCTCTATTATAATATCAGTCAGAAAACATTCACGCAATACCTGCATGATCCTCAGGATCCCAACAGTTTGAGCTCCAACGTGATTGTTTCCTTATTGCTGGATACGGAAGATAAGCTGTGGATCGGAACTTATCGAGGTGGTATGTGTCGATTCGACGGCAAAAGTTTTAAGGTTTTCCACCGTGATTCGGCTCCTGGAAAGTTGAACGACGATAGTGTATGGGAGATCTACGAGGATAGTCAACATCGATTTTGGATAGGAACCCTAAGTGCTGGCTTGTACCTGTTTGATAAAAAGACAGAACAGTTTTCGAGAGCGTATACTCGGCAGGGACAAACCATTAACAGCAATTATATCTCTGTCTTGTTTGAAGATTCAAAAAAACGGCTCTGGATCGGCACAGCGACAGGTTTGGCATTGTTGGCTCCCGACGACAAGATTAGCTATATGAATACATCCAGTTCGCCCATGAAACTTATGAATGATCTGATTTATGATATTAAAGAGGACAAAACTGGTCGTATTTGGGTAGCAACACAAGAGGGCTTGCATGTAATCGACGGTACAAAAGTAAGCTATCTCACACAGCAGGATGGACTCAGCGACGATGCGATCCTGGCGCTCTTGGTCGATAATCAGGGGGGAATCTGGGCTTCAACAAACAAAGGACTGTCGGCGATTGTCGGCAAAGGGCAGGCCGAGAAGTTCATCATCCGCAATTTTACACGGGAATCAGGCCTTCAGGGGAATGTATTCAATGAAAACGCCGCTTTAAAAATGCGGGACGGAAGACTTGTCTTTGGTGGGCCAAAGGGATTCAATTTTATCGACCCTAAGAAAATTAGCAGCGAAAGTGAACTGGTCTTACCGCTTTTGTCCAATCTTTATTTATTTAACAAGCGGATAGCCGTAGGTGAGGAATTTTCGGGCCGGGTCATTTACGATCAAGCCCTGAATAATCTTAAAGAACTGAGTCTTCCTTACAACCTCAATGCCATTTCGCTGGAGTTCTCTACCTTTGACTACCTGCAACAGCATAATGGACTCTACCAATATCAGCTTGCTGGTCTAAGTGATGAATGGTTTGATTTTGAACCGGCAACCATGCGCGCCAATTTCACCAATCTAGACACCCGAAGCTACAATTTGTATATTCGGCACGCCATCGATTCGAATAGCTGGTCTGAGGGCGTGCTGCTCCTAACAATCGATATACAGCCACCTTTTTGGCGTTCGGCTTGGGCCTTTCTTTTCTATGCCAGCCTGGTACTGATCGTCCTATGGGCTTATTTCTATTTGACAAAACTACGTGTCAAGACGCGCAATCAACTCTACCTCGCCCAGGAACAGGCTGCACAGGCAAAGGAACTGGATGCGTTGAAAACACGTTTCTTTACCAATATAAGTCATGAATTCAGAACTCCGATCAGTTTGATTCTAACTCCAGCGCAGCAGCTGCTGGATGAAGAGCAGCATCCAGAAAAAAAAGCTGACCTAAACTTAATCAAGAAGAATGCAGACCGTCTGCTTAAATTGGTCAATCAGCTGCTGGACTTTAGAAAATTGGAGAAAAGTGAGCTTGAGCTGAACGAAGCGTATGGGGACCTCATGGGATTTATCCGCGAAATGCTTGATGCCTTTGCCGGGATAGCGCAAAGCAATCAGATCTCGCTGCAGGTCAATATCGCTCCAGACACCTATCTATCCTGGTTTGACAAAAACAAATTGGAAAGCATTATTTTCAATCTGATGTCAAATGCAATCAAGTTTAGCCCGGTATCCGGCATTGTGGCATTCAATGCCGAAGTCACTGAACACGAAACAGGAAAGATGCTGCGTATTGAAGTTCAAAATCAGGGTACAGCGATTCCCGAAAACCTACAAGCCCGCGTATTTGAACGTTACATGCAACTGGATGTTCCCAATGGAAAACTGAATCAGGGTACGGGCATTGGGCTTTCTATTGTTAAAGACTATGTCGAATTCTTGGGCGGAACTATCGCGCTGAGCAGCAATGTGCACTGGACGATTTTTAAAGTTCAGCTACCCATACATAAGGCCGAAGCGAGTGTCGATCCTGTCGAAAGCAATAAGCAGGATAAACCCGCTATTTTATTGGTCGAAGATGATATCGACTTCCTCCATTATCTGGAACGGAGCCTGAGTTCAGCCTACCTAATCCACGCTGTGCAAAGCATCAATGATGCAAAATTGATCCTAAGCAAGCAACAGGTCAATCTGATCATCACCGATCTCAGCCTCCCTGGAGAGAGCGGACTGGAATTTTGCCGGTTTATAAAGGCCCAGGCCAAGCTGGTCCATATCCCTGTGCTGATTGTAACGGCCG
The Sphingobacterium multivorum genome window above contains:
- a CDS encoding YdeI/OmpD-associated family protein, producing MIKHHAEERVTIYLNTKEEWRLWLENNHQIAQSIWVICNTKKSNLPVVSWTELVDEALCFGWIDSTRRPIDAYSFMQLFSRRKPKSTWSRINKEKVKKLIDANLMAPAGYAVIKIAQENGSWSILDSVEELIIPEDLDEAFRHYAGSKDYFLGLSKSVKKMMLQWIVLAKRPDTRKKRIDEIAARAAEKDRPKQFQ
- a CDS encoding hybrid sensor histidine kinase/response regulator transcription factor, coding for MQQLKSFLFAYLQLFLLLFLGQSSAWSQVNTYAFKTLTSDQGLVHNHVNCALRDKYNYLWFGTESGLSRFDGTQFTNFRYSANKRTGLSGNAISAIFEGPEGNVWIRTSNRMNVYDQHSGIIVQQLDSILTHLKLPVKDVHTIRPLEGQTFALLYSDRSLILYDSLKKTYRTVSPLTKNNRIADVIAGQGHTIWVIYENGLLGHIDTKSLRSTKTSLLPISSKLVNYNLFADREGAIWIFSKDIPIGVYWLDPKDGSIQHLQKELSNPFVGNIVQDDQGHLWLGTDHGGINVYDKKIKSVQILANDKYDLRSLPYNSITALYRDKSGIIWAGTYKGGISYYHPNLLLFSLIRNYPGLPKSLPFDDVNKFVQDRKGNLWIGTNGGGLLYYNISQKTFTQYLHDPQDPNSLSSNVIVSLLLDTEDKLWIGTYRGGMCRFDGKSFKVFHRDSAPGKLNDDSVWEIYEDSQHRFWIGTLSAGLYLFDKKTEQFSRAYTRQGQTINSNYISVLFEDSKKRLWIGTATGLALLAPDDKISYMNTSSSPMKLMNDLIYDIKEDKTGRIWVATQEGLHVIDGTKVSYLTQQDGLSDDAILALLVDNQGGIWASTNKGLSAIVGKGQAEKFIIRNFTRESGLQGNVFNENAALKMRDGRLVFGGPKGFNFIDPKKISSESELVLPLLSNLYLFNKRIAVGEEFSGRVIYDQALNNLKELSLPYNLNAISLEFSTFDYLQQHNGLYQYQLAGLSDEWFDFEPATMRANFTNLDTRSYNLYIRHAIDSNSWSEGVLLLTIDIQPPFWRSAWAFLFYASLVLIVLWAYFYLTKLRVKTRNQLYLAQEQAAQAKELDALKTRFFTNISHEFRTPISLILTPAQQLLDEEQHPEKKADLNLIKKNADRLLKLVNQLLDFRKLEKSELELNEAYGDLMGFIREMLDAFAGIAQSNQISLQVNIAPDTYLSWFDKNKLESIIFNLMSNAIKFSPVSGIVAFNAEVTEHETGKMLRIEVQNQGTAIPENLQARVFERYMQLDVPNGKLNQGTGIGLSIVKDYVEFLGGTIALSSNVHWTIFKVQLPIHKAEASVDPVESNKQDKPAILLVEDDIDFLHYLERSLSSAYLIHAVQSINDAKLILSKQQVNLIITDLSLPGESGLEFCRFIKAQAKLVHIPVLIVTAVVNQKIELEALESGATDYINKPFNINLLRSKLAQILHQQQTMVKRYKKQINVNLTQPDIASADEQFIRALVMEIEQDLSDSSLSVELLAKRMNITRVGLYKKVLAITGYSPMEYIRHIRLKRAMHLVQNSKLSMAEIAYEVGFGNPKQFSKYFKSAFGNLPSFYRKSL